From a region of the Hymenobacter jejuensis genome:
- a CDS encoding polysaccharide deacetylase family protein — protein sequence MNTTRRLSLAAALLLAGPATSFAQTTSPWNNKQCAVVLTYDDAIDVDLDNAVPALDSLKLRGTFYLIGSSPVVARRLDEWRQAAKRGHELGNHALMHPCDGSLPGRSFVTPDNDLSKYTVSRAVSEARANNTLLSAIDGKTARTFAYPCGDLTIGGVKFYDQLQKDFVAARGVTGGLQTPAQVDLTNIDSYMINGQSADYLIDLVKKAQQSHTLLVFLFHGVGGGHSLNVDLKAHRQLLRYLKAHEKDIWVAPMVEVAEKIKAYQLSAGKKQG from the coding sequence ATGAATACCACCCGCAGACTTTCCCTGGCCGCTGCCCTCCTGCTTGCGGGCCCCGCCACCAGCTTCGCCCAAACCACCAGCCCCTGGAACAACAAACAATGCGCCGTTGTGCTGACGTATGACGACGCCATCGACGTAGACCTGGACAACGCGGTGCCGGCCCTCGACTCCCTCAAGCTGCGGGGCACGTTTTACCTGATTGGCTCCTCGCCGGTGGTGGCGCGCCGGCTTGACGAATGGCGACAGGCCGCCAAGCGCGGGCACGAACTAGGCAACCACGCCCTGATGCACCCTTGTGACGGCAGCTTGCCCGGCCGCAGTTTCGTCACCCCCGACAACGACCTGAGCAAATACACCGTCAGCAGGGCCGTGAGTGAGGCCCGCGCCAACAACACCTTGCTGAGCGCCATCGACGGCAAAACGGCCCGCACCTTTGCCTACCCGTGCGGCGACCTCACCATTGGCGGCGTCAAGTTTTACGACCAACTGCAAAAGGATTTCGTGGCCGCGCGGGGGGTAACCGGCGGTCTGCAAACGCCCGCGCAAGTCGACCTGACCAACATCGACAGCTACATGATCAACGGACAATCGGCTGATTATCTGATTGATCTGGTGAAGAAAGCCCAGCAGTCGCACACGCTGCTGGTGTTTCTGTTTCACGGAGTAGGCGGCGGCCACTCGCTGAACGTCGATCTGAAGGCGCATCGTCAGTTGCTGCGCTACCTCAAAGCCCACGAAAAAGATATTTGGGTGGCGCCGATGGTCGAGGTGGCCGAAAAAATCAAAGCGTACCAACTGAGTGCCGGCAAAAAACAAGGGTAA
- a CDS encoding SgcJ/EcaC family oxidoreductase — MKTLLLVILCLISSRLSLAQMAPAHLTPADEKGIRESVNHWEANLNNHRFQEMTTYTTKDISFITPIGMLWRGQQQLVQGHLKLFTKMYKGVPFKSSEMTIRAIAPDVAVMNQIMAIGVAYPPDGVNRGTNKIGPTRDRVTMTLVKQNGHWLVAAGQVTAIDEEAIKGSAPKVASVKTNPK; from the coding sequence ATGAAAACACTTCTGTTAGTCATTTTGTGCTTGATTTCCAGTCGTTTGTCGCTGGCCCAGATGGCGCCGGCCCACCTCACGCCTGCGGACGAAAAGGGCATCCGTGAGTCGGTTAATCACTGGGAGGCCAACCTGAACAACCACCGCTTTCAGGAAATGACCACTTACACGACCAAAGACATAAGCTTCATTACGCCCATCGGCATGCTATGGCGCGGCCAGCAGCAGCTGGTGCAGGGGCATCTGAAGCTTTTCACCAAGATGTATAAAGGCGTGCCTTTCAAATCTTCGGAAATGACCATTCGGGCTATTGCCCCAGACGTGGCAGTAATGAACCAGATTATGGCGATCGGCGTCGCCTACCCGCCCGACGGGGTCAACAGGGGCACGAACAAGATAGGCCCGACTCGTGATAGAGTAACCATGACTTTAGTGAAGCAAAACGGACACTGGCTGGTCGCGGCGGGTCAGGTTACAGCTATTGATGAAGAGGCCATCAAAGGCTCTGCTCCTAAAGTAGCCTCCGTCAAAACCAATCCGAAGTAA
- a CDS encoding class I SAM-dependent methyltransferase: MTVDQFFALFLDELRSNSKLTSYYKFLANPASFEFRKVYVTQRLHYILDRLPNTEAAIWDCGCGYGTTAIFLALNGYKVHGTTLEFYFEHIPERLRYWSQFGDVSGFTYSYENLFDSPPAPASYDHIIIQDTLHHLEPLQDALRIFREALRPAGTLIIVEENGGNVVQNTKLYLRRGNKRIIEIHDPQLDKKILLGNENIRNLATWRRELARQGLLIYPADVQYIRLFPPFMFKDDNAQQLVERENKLWRRNSFLKENLFFGLNFTAGKAPKEGGA; the protein is encoded by the coding sequence ATGACTGTTGATCAATTCTTTGCGTTATTTCTGGACGAATTACGAAGCAACTCCAAGCTCACCAGCTACTACAAGTTTTTGGCCAACCCGGCCAGCTTTGAGTTTCGGAAAGTGTATGTTACGCAGCGCCTGCACTACATCCTGGATCGGCTGCCCAACACCGAGGCCGCCATCTGGGACTGCGGCTGTGGCTACGGCACCACGGCTATTTTTCTGGCTCTGAACGGCTACAAAGTCCACGGCACGACGTTGGAATTTTACTTTGAGCACATCCCGGAGCGGCTGCGCTACTGGTCGCAGTTTGGCGACGTGTCGGGCTTTACCTACAGCTACGAAAACCTCTTTGACTCGCCTCCAGCCCCGGCTTCCTACGACCACATCATCATTCAGGACACGCTCCACCACCTCGAACCGCTCCAAGATGCGCTGCGCATTTTCCGGGAAGCGCTGCGGCCGGCTGGCACGCTTATCATCGTAGAGGAAAACGGCGGCAACGTGGTGCAAAACACCAAACTCTACCTGCGCCGGGGCAACAAGCGCATCATCGAAATCCACGACCCGCAGCTCGATAAAAAAATCCTGCTGGGCAACGAAAACATCCGCAACCTCGCCACTTGGCGACGCGAGCTGGCCCGCCAAGGCTTGCTCATTTACCCCGCCGACGTGCAGTATATCCGGCTGTTTCCGCCGTTTATGTTTAAGGATGACAACGCCCAGCAACTGGTTGAGCGCGAAAACAAGCTGTGGCGCCGCAATTCTTTCCTGAAAGAAAACCTGTTTTTCGGCCTCAACTTCACCGCTGGCAAAGCTCCCAAAGAAGGCGGCGCCTAA
- a CDS encoding FKBP-type peptidyl-prolyl cis-trans isomerase produces the protein MNLNTLKEQISYIIGRDLARNFAQQGLDLNIDVLADSLKEGIAGQPSRLTQEQMRDAMAQLQAQMEAQEAQNGGSQPQGGGGGDAKEAGEAFLAENQNKPGVTTLPSGLQYEILTEGTGKKPTRSSSVTTHYHGTLIDGTVFDSSYQRGEPATFPVNGVIAGWTEALQLMPEGSKWRLYIPSELAYGTRGAGRDIGPNSALIFDVELLRVNN, from the coding sequence ATGAACCTAAACACCCTCAAGGAGCAAATCAGCTACATCATTGGCCGCGATTTAGCTCGCAACTTCGCCCAGCAGGGCCTCGACCTAAACATCGACGTGCTGGCTGACAGCCTGAAAGAAGGCATTGCCGGCCAGCCCAGCCGCCTGACCCAAGAGCAAATGCGCGACGCCATGGCCCAACTGCAAGCCCAGATGGAGGCACAGGAAGCCCAAAACGGTGGTAGCCAGCCTCAGGGCGGTGGCGGTGGCGATGCCAAGGAGGCCGGTGAAGCTTTCCTGGCCGAAAACCAAAACAAGCCCGGCGTGACCACCCTGCCCAGCGGCTTGCAATACGAAATCCTGACGGAAGGCACCGGCAAAAAGCCCACACGCAGCAGCTCCGTCACGACGCACTACCACGGCACCCTCATCGACGGCACCGTGTTCGACAGCAGCTACCAGCGCGGCGAACCCGCTACGTTCCCAGTCAATGGCGTAATCGCGGGCTGGACGGAAGCGCTTCAGCTGATGCCCGAAGGCTCGAAGTGGCGCCTTTACATTCCGTCGGAGCTGGCGTACGGCACGCGCGGCGCGGGCCGCGACATCGGTCCGAACTCTGCCTTGATTTTTGATGTAGAGTTATTGCGCGTCAACAACTAG
- a CDS encoding KUP/HAK/KT family potassium transporter, whose translation MDAKHRHTAISTAGLLIALGIIYGDIGTSPLYVMKAIVPKEIDPRLVYGGISCVLWTLTLQTTVKYVLLTLNADNNGEGGIFSLFALVRRRAFWLTIPAIVGGAALLADGVITPPISVSSAIEGLETVYPHIPTVPIVIAIIMGLFLLQSFGTQIVGKAFGPIMFVWFTMLAVLGGSWIAKHPEILKAANPYYAYELLVMYPGGFWLLGAVFLCTTGAEALYSDLGHCGKGNIRISWMFVKTCLLLNYFGQGAWLLAHQGEQLSGRNPFYELMPPWFLLIGIGIATIAAIIASQALITGSFTLVAEAIRLNMWPKVKLNYPTDVKGQLYVPSMNRLLLLGCIGVVLYFKRSEHMEAAYGLAITLTMLMTTLLLTMWLRSKRVPMAVVVLFALVYGVIEGAFLIANLIKFPHGGWVSLAIGLALMSVMYTWLRAFYIKRRLTEFVKIEPYMDALKELSDDDSVPKYSTHLVFMTSAERPSEIESKIIYSIFQKRPKRADIYWFVHVDTTDEPYTMEYKVVELAPDDAFRITFRLGFRVEQRINLYFRKVVEDLVRNKEVDITSRYESLSKQHVTGDFRFVVLEKFLSVENEFPLMEKLVMQAYFYIKQFIASEDKYFGLDTSSVKVEKVPLVITPVRDVALKRVM comes from the coding sequence ATGGACGCCAAACATCGGCACACCGCCATCTCGACTGCCGGCTTGCTCATTGCCCTGGGCATTATTTACGGCGACATCGGCACTTCGCCGCTGTATGTGATGAAAGCCATTGTGCCTAAGGAAATTGATCCGCGCCTCGTGTACGGTGGCATCTCCTGCGTGCTCTGGACCCTGACGCTGCAAACCACCGTTAAGTACGTATTGCTCACCCTAAACGCCGACAACAACGGGGAGGGTGGCATTTTCTCGTTGTTTGCCTTGGTACGGCGCCGGGCATTCTGGCTCACGATTCCGGCCATTGTCGGCGGCGCGGCCCTGCTCGCCGATGGTGTCATCACTCCTCCCATCTCGGTGTCCTCGGCCATTGAAGGTCTGGAAACGGTGTATCCGCACATCCCGACGGTGCCCATTGTTATCGCCATTATAATGGGCCTGTTCTTGTTGCAAAGCTTTGGTACTCAGATAGTTGGCAAAGCATTCGGACCGATTATGTTCGTGTGGTTTACCATGCTGGCCGTACTGGGAGGCTCTTGGATCGCAAAACACCCCGAGATCCTGAAAGCCGCCAACCCCTACTATGCCTACGAGTTGCTGGTTATGTATCCGGGCGGGTTCTGGCTGCTGGGTGCGGTTTTCTTGTGCACGACCGGAGCCGAGGCCTTGTATTCGGACCTAGGGCACTGCGGCAAGGGCAACATCCGCATCAGCTGGATGTTCGTGAAAACCTGCTTGCTGCTCAACTACTTCGGACAGGGCGCGTGGCTATTGGCTCACCAAGGCGAGCAACTCAGCGGACGCAATCCGTTTTATGAACTCATGCCGCCGTGGTTTTTGCTCATCGGCATTGGCATTGCCACCATCGCGGCCATTATCGCGTCGCAGGCCCTGATTACGGGCTCATTTACGCTGGTGGCCGAGGCCATCCGGCTGAACATGTGGCCCAAAGTGAAGCTCAACTACCCCACCGACGTAAAAGGCCAGTTGTATGTACCCAGCATGAACCGGCTGCTGCTGCTGGGCTGCATCGGGGTGGTGCTCTACTTCAAGCGCTCCGAACACATGGAAGCCGCTTACGGTCTGGCCATTACGCTCACCATGCTCATGACCACCCTGCTGCTCACGATGTGGCTGCGCTCCAAGCGGGTACCCATGGCGGTTGTGGTGTTGTTCGCCCTTGTGTACGGCGTTATCGAGGGGGCTTTCTTAATCGCCAACCTCATCAAGTTTCCGCATGGCGGCTGGGTTTCGCTGGCTATTGGCTTGGCCCTGATGAGCGTGATGTACACGTGGCTGCGGGCTTTCTACATCAAGCGCCGCCTGACGGAATTCGTTAAGATTGAGCCGTATATGGATGCGCTCAAAGAACTCAGCGACGACGATTCGGTGCCGAAATACTCGACGCACTTGGTGTTCATGACGTCGGCGGAGCGGCCTTCGGAAATCGAGTCCAAGATCATTTACTCCATCTTCCAGAAACGTCCGAAGCGCGCCGACATCTACTGGTTTGTGCACGTCGACACCACCGACGAGCCGTATACCATGGAGTACAAGGTGGTGGAGCTGGCCCCCGACGACGCCTTCCGCATCACTTTCCGGTTGGGTTTCCGGGTCGAACAGCGCATCAACCTGTACTTCCGCAAAGTGGTCGAAGATTTGGTGCGCAACAAAGAAGTGGACATTACCTCGCGCTACGAATCGCTTAGCAAACAGCACGTTACGGGCGACTTCCGTTTTGTAGTACTGGAGAAATTCCTGTCAGTCGAAAACGAATTTCCGCTCATGGAAAAGCTCGTGATGCAGGCCTACTTCTACATCAAGCAGTTCATCGCCTCCGAAGACAAGTACTTCGGCCTCGATACTAGCTCGGTGAAAGTGGAAAAAGTGCCGTTGGTTATCACGCCCGTACGCGACGTGGCACTTAAGCGTGTTATGTAA
- a CDS encoding M61 family metallopeptidase, with protein MPHSRFRLLLAAVLVLALGHFGPAVAASSLRYTLSMPAPQTHYFEVEIALSGFGKQFTDVKMPVWAPGSYLVREFAKNVEGFQATAAGKALRTEKINKNTWRVYHAGTKDFAVKYSVYAFELSVRTSFIDASHGYLNGTSVFMYPADSKQLASTLTVKPAAGWGQVSTSLKPVSGAAPFTFQSSNYDELADSPIEIGNQKILSFVANGTPHTVAMYGDARYDEQRLLGDMKRVCESAQSVVGQNPLDRYLFIVHNIDRGTGGLEHLFSTTLSVSRNSYATEAGYKGFLGLVAHEYFHLWNVKRIRPIALGPFDYDTENYTHMLWLSEGGTSYFGDQIVQRAGFTTPENYLASLSNTITRVENTPGNKVQSAAESSFDSWIKQYRPNENSNNIGISYYDKGQLLVGQLDLMVLNATNGEKRFDDVLRYLYAEYYQKRKRGFTDEEFQDAVAKVAGRRFDDFFRTRVYGTQTLDYNTVLGYAGLKVTQTPASADGMLGATVTATGANVSALGAATGGKYIVTSVVRDGSAWQGGLSVNDEILAIDGNRLADDPGKALAGRPAGTKVTVLVTREGQIKELTFPLLASTNQRYRIEQLPNPTEAQLRVLGKWLKNNK; from the coding sequence ATGCCCCACTCTCGTTTCCGCCTCTTGCTGGCGGCCGTGCTGGTGTTGGCGCTGGGCCATTTTGGGCCAGCCGTCGCGGCTTCTTCGCTGCGCTACACCCTCTCGATGCCGGCCCCGCAAACCCACTACTTTGAAGTCGAAATTGCCCTCAGTGGCTTCGGCAAACAATTCACCGACGTAAAAATGCCCGTGTGGGCACCCGGCTCGTACTTGGTGCGGGAATTTGCCAAAAACGTCGAAGGCTTTCAGGCAACGGCTGCCGGTAAAGCGCTCCGCACCGAAAAAATCAACAAGAATACCTGGCGCGTGTACCACGCTGGTACGAAAGACTTTGCGGTAAAATACAGCGTCTATGCCTTCGAGCTAAGCGTGCGTACCAGCTTCATTGATGCTTCGCACGGCTACCTCAACGGTACTAGCGTATTTATGTATCCGGCTGATAGCAAGCAACTTGCAAGTACACTCACGGTAAAGCCCGCCGCGGGCTGGGGACAGGTTTCGACCAGCCTGAAGCCGGTTTCCGGCGCCGCGCCGTTTACCTTTCAGTCGAGCAATTACGACGAGCTGGCCGATTCTCCTATCGAAATCGGCAATCAGAAAATCCTGTCGTTTGTGGCCAATGGCACCCCACACACGGTGGCCATGTACGGCGACGCTCGCTACGACGAACAGCGCCTGCTGGGCGACATGAAGCGCGTGTGCGAATCGGCGCAGAGCGTGGTGGGGCAGAACCCCTTGGATCGCTATCTATTTATTGTGCACAACATCGACCGTGGCACCGGGGGCTTAGAGCATCTTTTCTCCACCACATTGTCTGTTTCGCGCAACTCGTATGCTACTGAAGCGGGCTATAAGGGCTTTTTGGGCTTAGTGGCGCACGAGTATTTCCACCTCTGGAACGTGAAGCGCATTCGGCCAATTGCCTTAGGGCCATTCGATTACGATACCGAGAACTACACGCACATGCTTTGGCTCAGCGAAGGCGGCACCAGCTACTTTGGCGACCAAATTGTGCAACGGGCCGGCTTTACCACGCCCGAAAACTACTTGGCTAGCCTCAGCAATACCATTACCCGCGTCGAAAATACGCCCGGCAACAAGGTGCAGTCGGCCGCCGAATCGAGCTTTGATTCGTGGATCAAGCAGTATCGGCCTAACGAAAACTCCAACAACATCGGCATCAGCTACTACGACAAAGGTCAACTCCTTGTAGGGCAGCTTGATCTGATGGTGCTGAACGCAACCAACGGCGAAAAACGCTTCGACGACGTGCTGCGCTACCTCTACGCCGAGTATTACCAGAAGCGCAAGCGCGGCTTCACCGACGAGGAGTTTCAGGATGCCGTAGCCAAAGTGGCTGGCCGCCGCTTCGACGATTTCTTCCGCACCCGCGTCTACGGCACCCAAACGCTGGACTACAACACGGTACTGGGCTACGCTGGCCTGAAGGTGACCCAGACGCCTGCTTCGGCCGATGGCATGCTCGGGGCTACCGTCACGGCTACGGGTGCCAACGTTAGCGCATTGGGTGCCGCCACGGGCGGTAAATACATCGTAACCAGCGTAGTACGTGACGGAAGTGCCTGGCAAGGCGGCCTCAGCGTAAACGACGAGATCCTTGCAATCGACGGCAACCGCCTCGCCGACGATCCCGGCAAAGCGCTCGCAGGGCGTCCGGCGGGCACTAAAGTCACGGTGCTGGTGACCCGCGAGGGGCAGATCAAAGAGCTCACGTTCCCGTTGCTGGCCAGCACCAACCAGCGCTACCGCATCGAGCAGCTGCCGAATCCTACGGAGGCGCAACTGCGTGTCTTGGGCAAATGGCTGAAGAACAATAAGTAA
- a CDS encoding C40 family peptidase: MRYVWIAFLSFAVVLLVLLGRQRLHPGGSTKSAPLVQRIPVEAPARTAVWVDNRPAVRADSVVRYALQHIGTSYCYAGSTPETGFDCSGFVNYVFAHFGVPVPHSTALLINTGRPVPREEARKGDIVVFTGTATTSTTAGHAGIVISEPGQPLRFVHSSSARKESGVKISTVENTDYERRFMGVRRVL, from the coding sequence ATGCGCTACGTCTGGATTGCTTTTCTGAGTTTTGCGGTCGTGTTGCTGGTACTGTTAGGCCGGCAGCGGTTGCATCCGGGTGGCTCGACGAAATCGGCGCCGTTGGTGCAGCGTATACCCGTCGAAGCGCCTGCCCGCACCGCCGTTTGGGTTGACAACCGCCCGGCGGTCCGCGCCGATAGCGTAGTGCGGTATGCGCTTCAGCACATTGGCACCAGTTATTGCTACGCGGGCAGCACCCCCGAAACGGGCTTCGATTGCTCAGGCTTTGTCAATTACGTGTTTGCCCATTTCGGCGTGCCGGTGCCTCATTCTACGGCGCTGCTGATCAATACGGGCCGGCCAGTGCCGCGCGAAGAAGCCCGCAAAGGCGACATTGTGGTATTTACGGGCACAGCCACCACTTCTACCACGGCCGGGCACGCAGGCATCGTGATTTCGGAGCCGGGTCAGCCGCTCCGGTTTGTGCATTCGTCGTCGGCCCGCAAGGAGTCGGGCGTCAAGATCAGCACCGTTGAGAACACCGATTACGAGCGCCGCTTTATGGGGGTGCGCCGGGTGCTATAA
- a CDS encoding DUF2147 domain-containing protein, which yields MKKTLLLCLTMLLGFVGVASAQTLSPLGVWTNGEKKANFEIYQCGNKLCGKIVALTVPNDPKTGKPKTDSENPDPKLRSRPRLGLVFMKDFVYDSDNKWDDGKIYDPESGKTYSCYMKMLGANSMEVKGYIGFSLIGRSQSWTRVK from the coding sequence ATGAAAAAAACCCTGCTCCTGTGTCTAACGATGCTGTTAGGCTTCGTTGGCGTAGCCAGCGCACAAACTCTTTCGCCGCTGGGCGTATGGACCAACGGCGAGAAAAAAGCCAATTTTGAGATCTACCAGTGCGGCAACAAGCTGTGCGGCAAGATCGTGGCGCTGACCGTGCCCAACGACCCCAAAACCGGCAAGCCCAAAACCGACTCGGAAAACCCCGACCCCAAGCTGCGCTCGCGCCCCCGCCTGGGCCTCGTGTTTATGAAGGACTTTGTGTACGACTCGGATAACAAGTGGGACGACGGCAAAATCTACGATCCAGAGAGCGGCAAAACTTACTCCTGCTACATGAAAATGCTGGGCGCCAACTCGATGGAAGTGAAAGGCTACATCGGCTTTTCGCTGATCGGCCGCTCACAATCTTGGACGCGCGTGAAATAA
- a CDS encoding DUF2147 domain-containing protein, whose protein sequence is MKYLWVGLLLWWAAAPQVGWAQSASPVGVWVDDVAESHIEIYRCGEKLCGRIVWLNQSQDSVTGRPKTDLRNPDPEKRSRPLLNLVVVQNLTYNASDDLWDGGEIYDPHNGHTYSCFLRLDRQDRLEIKGYIGFPMIGRSHYWSRVAK, encoded by the coding sequence TTGAAATATCTGTGGGTGGGGTTGTTGCTGTGGTGGGCTGCGGCGCCCCAAGTGGGCTGGGCCCAATCGGCATCGCCGGTTGGCGTCTGGGTTGACGACGTAGCCGAATCGCACATCGAAATTTATCGGTGTGGGGAGAAGCTATGCGGCCGCATCGTCTGGCTGAATCAGTCACAGGATTCCGTAACGGGGCGGCCCAAGACCGACCTACGCAACCCCGACCCCGAAAAGCGCAGCCGACCGCTGCTCAACTTGGTAGTGGTGCAAAACCTGACGTACAACGCCAGCGATGACCTCTGGGACGGCGGCGAAATCTACGACCCGCACAACGGCCATACCTACTCCTGTTTCCTGCGCCTGGACCGCCAAGACCGGCTGGAAATCAAGGGATACATCGGTTTTCCCATGATCGGCCGCTCCCACTACTGGTCGCGGGTCGCGAAGTGA
- a CDS encoding M1 family aminopeptidase, producing MRTLLLWTLMTAARAQTRTPVPVPDAALTCAQARSTTALLKPATTVSHRRKMDRYDVTYYKLDIALENTSRNVAGYARMQARATQALDSLAFELYPSLVIDSVVVNGRRGLGVRRSVGDVTVGLAQAVPAASLFNAYIYYHGAAVPNGQLPPAVDYALNTALVAQYNTNVTWSLSEPFYAYEWWPCKQVLTDKADSSDVWVTTTNPNKVGSNGVLERVTPLANNKSRYEWKQRYPIDYYLISVAVAPYAEYVNYANPVGGARIPIVNYIYNQAALNDFRAEIDRTPGFIENYSKLVGPYPFAKEKYGHSMAPIGGGMEHQTMTTQSGFSFTLTAHELFHQWFGDNVTCASWEDIWLNEGFASYGEYLSYEALGTPAQARAWMDDAHNTTQRVPSGSVRVSDTTSTSRIFDSRLSYKKGAAVIHMLRYLLNDDAKFFHALRTYQTTYGGRTARTTDLQKVFEAEAGRSLGYFFEQWYRGQGYPSFNIFWNQVGDKLYVRSVEIASWPTTTPFFDTDLDLGITTSAGVQVVRFHQNQSTTQVVLPVTGTATDLQIDPNQWVLDGSSTVQRDETLGIPVEVEFAIYPNPCFDYLKVAGLPAAAHAEVIDALGRTVLQQNLQAIDSQIDTHNLASGLYQLRLTTDAGQVLKSRFVRL from the coding sequence TTGAGGACCCTGCTGTTGTGGACGCTGATGACAGCCGCCCGCGCCCAGACGCGTACGCCAGTGCCTGTGCCCGACGCTGCCCTGACGTGTGCGCAGGCTCGCTCGACTACGGCCCTGCTCAAGCCCGCGACCACCGTGAGCCACCGGCGGAAGATGGACCGCTACGACGTAACCTATTATAAGCTCGACATCGCGCTCGAAAACACGTCCCGCAACGTGGCCGGCTACGCCCGCATGCAGGCCCGCGCCACGCAGGCCCTCGACTCGCTGGCTTTTGAGCTGTATCCTTCGCTGGTCATTGATTCGGTGGTGGTGAACGGCCGCCGGGGCCTGGGCGTGCGCCGCAGTGTCGGTGATGTAACGGTAGGGCTGGCCCAGGCAGTGCCCGCGGCTTCGCTGTTCAACGCCTACATCTATTACCACGGCGCGGCGGTGCCCAACGGCCAACTTCCACCCGCCGTCGATTACGCGCTCAATACAGCTTTGGTGGCGCAGTACAACACCAATGTCACCTGGAGCTTGTCGGAGCCCTTTTATGCTTACGAATGGTGGCCCTGCAAGCAAGTGCTCACCGACAAAGCCGATTCGTCGGACGTGTGGGTGACCACCACCAACCCCAACAAGGTGGGCTCCAATGGCGTGCTCGAACGCGTTACGCCCTTGGCCAACAACAAAAGCCGCTACGAGTGGAAACAGCGCTATCCCATTGATTACTACCTTATTTCGGTGGCCGTGGCGCCTTATGCGGAGTATGTAAACTACGCCAACCCCGTCGGGGGGGCGCGCATCCCGATTGTCAACTATATCTACAATCAGGCGGCACTCAACGACTTTCGCGCCGAGATTGACCGCACGCCGGGCTTCATCGAAAACTACTCGAAGCTGGTTGGTCCGTATCCGTTTGCCAAGGAGAAATACGGGCACAGCATGGCGCCCATCGGCGGCGGCATGGAGCACCAAACCATGACCACGCAAAGTGGCTTCAGCTTCACCCTCACGGCCCACGAGCTGTTTCACCAGTGGTTTGGCGACAACGTAACCTGCGCTTCGTGGGAAGACATCTGGCTTAACGAAGGCTTCGCGTCCTATGGCGAGTACCTGTCGTATGAGGCATTGGGCACCCCGGCGCAGGCCCGCGCCTGGATGGACGATGCCCACAACACTACCCAACGGGTGCCCAGCGGCAGCGTGCGCGTAAGCGACACTACCTCTACGAGTCGCATTTTCGATAGCCGCCTGAGTTACAAGAAAGGGGCGGCCGTTATTCATATGCTGCGCTACCTGCTCAACGACGACGCCAAGTTTTTCCACGCGCTGCGTACCTACCAAACCACCTATGGCGGTCGGACGGCGCGCACCACCGATTTGCAGAAAGTATTTGAGGCCGAAGCCGGCCGGTCGCTGGGTTACTTTTTCGAGCAGTGGTACCGTGGGCAAGGCTATCCTTCGTTTAACATCTTTTGGAATCAAGTGGGGGATAAACTGTACGTGCGCTCCGTGGAGATTGCTTCCTGGCCCACGACCACCCCTTTTTTCGACACCGATCTTGACCTAGGCATCACCACCAGCGCCGGAGTGCAGGTCGTCCGGTTTCACCAGAATCAGTCCACTACGCAAGTCGTGTTGCCTGTCACCGGTACCGCAACCGATCTCCAGATCGACCCAAACCAGTGGGTGCTCGATGGGTCCTCGACGGTGCAACGAGATGAAACGCTGGGGATTCCCGTCGAGGTCGAGTTTGCTATCTATCCCAATCCCTGCTTCGATTATTTGAAGGTAGCCGGCTTGCCAGCCGCCGCACACGCCGAGGTGATTGACGCCTTGGGCCGGACAGTATTACAGCAGAATTTGCAAGCAATTGATAGTCAGATTGATACCCATAATCTTGCTTCGGGCCTTTACCAACTGCGGCTGACTACCGACGCAGGGCAAGTACTGAAGAGCCGGTTTGTGCGCCTCTAA